From the Excalfactoria chinensis isolate bCotChi1 chromosome 1, bCotChi1.hap2, whole genome shotgun sequence genome, one window contains:
- the GPM6B gene encoding neuronal membrane glycoprotein M6-b isoform X3 produces MKPAMETAAEENAEQSQEKKVITRPEMEIGRYHWMYRSSRPHRYHHVPALRGNVSPLGIQGCFECCIKCLGGVPYASLVATILCFSGVALFCGCGHVALTGTVSILEQHFSTTASDHALLSEVIQLMQYVIYGIASFFFLYGIILLAEGFYTTSAVKELHGEFKTTACGRCISGMFVFLTYVLGVAWLGVFGFSAVPVFMFYNIWSTCEVIKSLQINMTVPGDQICVDIRQYGIIPWNAVPGKACGPILENICNTNEFYMSYHLFIVACAGAGATVIALLIYMMATTYNYAVLKFKSREDCCTKF; encoded by the exons ATGAAGCCAGccatggaaactgcagcagaggaaaacgCGGAACAAAGCCAAGAGAAAAAAG TGATCACCAGACCAGAAATGGAAATTGGCAGGTACCACTGGATGTACAGGAGTTCAAGGCCACACCGGTACCATCATGTGCCAGCATTGAGAGGCAATGTTAGTCCTTTGGGGATTCAAG GTTGCTTTGAATGTTGCATTAAGTGCCTAGGAGGAGTGCCATATGCTTCGCTGGTGGCAACCATTCTCTGCTTCTCGGGGGTCGCCTTGTTCTGTGGCTGCGGCCATGTGGCGCTCACAGGCACCGTGTCCATCCTTGAGCAGCACTTCTCCACGACTGCCAGTGACCATGCTTTGCTGAGTGAAGT AATACAGCTAATGCAGTATGTAATTTATGGCAttgcatcatttttcttcttgtatggAATAATCCTTTTGGCAGAAGGCTTCTATACAACAAGTGCTGTGAAGGAGCTGCATGGAGAGTTCAAAACAACAGCCTGTGGCCGCTGCATCAGTGGAATG tttgttttcctcaccTACGTGCTTGGAGTGGCCTGGCTTGGGGTGTTTGGCTTCTCTGCTGTGCCTGTCTTTATGTTCTATAACATATGGTCAACTTGCGAAGTCATCAAATCTCTTCAGATAAACATGACTGTTCCGGGAGACCAGATCTGTGTGGATATCAGACAATACG GTATTATCCCATGGAACGCCGTACCCGGCAAAGCCTGCGGTCCAATCCTGGAGAACATCTGCAATACGAATGAG TTCTACATGTCGTATCACCTGTTCATTGTGGCTTGTGCTGGAGCTGGTGCCACTGTCATAGCATTG CTGATCTACATGATGGCTACTACATATAACTATGCTGTTTTGAAGTTTAAGAGTCGGGAAGATTGCTGCACTAAATTCTAA
- the GPM6B gene encoding neuronal membrane glycoprotein M6-b isoform X7, which yields MKPAMETAAEENAEQSQEKKGCFECCIKCLGGVPYASLVATILCFSGVALFCGCGHVALTGTVSILEQHFSTTASDHALLSEVIQLMQYVIYGIASFFFLYGIILLAEGFYTTSAVKELHGEFKTTACGRCISGMFVFLTYVLGVAWLGVFGFSAVPVFMFYNIWSTCEVIKSLQINMTVPGDQICVDIRQYGIIPWNAVPGKACGPILENICNTNEFYMSYHLFIVACAGAGATVIALLIYMMATTYNYAVLKFKSREDCCTKF from the exons ATGAAGCCAGccatggaaactgcagcagaggaaaacgCGGAACAAAGCCAAGAGAAAAAAG GTTGCTTTGAATGTTGCATTAAGTGCCTAGGAGGAGTGCCATATGCTTCGCTGGTGGCAACCATTCTCTGCTTCTCGGGGGTCGCCTTGTTCTGTGGCTGCGGCCATGTGGCGCTCACAGGCACCGTGTCCATCCTTGAGCAGCACTTCTCCACGACTGCCAGTGACCATGCTTTGCTGAGTGAAGT AATACAGCTAATGCAGTATGTAATTTATGGCAttgcatcatttttcttcttgtatggAATAATCCTTTTGGCAGAAGGCTTCTATACAACAAGTGCTGTGAAGGAGCTGCATGGAGAGTTCAAAACAACAGCCTGTGGCCGCTGCATCAGTGGAATG tttgttttcctcaccTACGTGCTTGGAGTGGCCTGGCTTGGGGTGTTTGGCTTCTCTGCTGTGCCTGTCTTTATGTTCTATAACATATGGTCAACTTGCGAAGTCATCAAATCTCTTCAGATAAACATGACTGTTCCGGGAGACCAGATCTGTGTGGATATCAGACAATACG GTATTATCCCATGGAACGCCGTACCCGGCAAAGCCTGCGGTCCAATCCTGGAGAACATCTGCAATACGAATGAG TTCTACATGTCGTATCACCTGTTCATTGTGGCTTGTGCTGGAGCTGGTGCCACTGTCATAGCATTG CTGATCTACATGATGGCTACTACATATAACTATGCTGTTTTGAAGTTTAAGAGTCGGGAAGATTGCTGCACTAAATTCTAA
- the GPM6B gene encoding neuronal membrane glycoprotein M6-b isoform X8 yields MGCFECCIKCLGGVPYASLVATILCFSGVALFCGCGHVALTGTVSILEQHFSTTASDHALLSEVIQLMQYVIYGIASFFFLYGIILLAEGFYTTSAVKELHGEFKTTACGRCISGMFVFLTYVLGVAWLGVFGFSAVPVFMFYNIWSTCEVIKSLQINMTVPGDQICVDIRQYGIIPWNAVPGKACGPILENICNTNEFYMSYHLFIVACAGAGATVIALLIYMMATTYNYAVLKFKSREDCCTKF; encoded by the exons GTTGCTTTGAATGTTGCATTAAGTGCCTAGGAGGAGTGCCATATGCTTCGCTGGTGGCAACCATTCTCTGCTTCTCGGGGGTCGCCTTGTTCTGTGGCTGCGGCCATGTGGCGCTCACAGGCACCGTGTCCATCCTTGAGCAGCACTTCTCCACGACTGCCAGTGACCATGCTTTGCTGAGTGAAGT AATACAGCTAATGCAGTATGTAATTTATGGCAttgcatcatttttcttcttgtatggAATAATCCTTTTGGCAGAAGGCTTCTATACAACAAGTGCTGTGAAGGAGCTGCATGGAGAGTTCAAAACAACAGCCTGTGGCCGCTGCATCAGTGGAATG tttgttttcctcaccTACGTGCTTGGAGTGGCCTGGCTTGGGGTGTTTGGCTTCTCTGCTGTGCCTGTCTTTATGTTCTATAACATATGGTCAACTTGCGAAGTCATCAAATCTCTTCAGATAAACATGACTGTTCCGGGAGACCAGATCTGTGTGGATATCAGACAATACG GTATTATCCCATGGAACGCCGTACCCGGCAAAGCCTGCGGTCCAATCCTGGAGAACATCTGCAATACGAATGAG TTCTACATGTCGTATCACCTGTTCATTGTGGCTTGTGCTGGAGCTGGTGCCACTGTCATAGCATTG CTGATCTACATGATGGCTACTACATATAACTATGCTGTTTTGAAGTTTAAGAGTCGGGAAGATTGCTGCACTAAATTCTAA
- the GPM6B gene encoding neuronal membrane glycoprotein M6-b isoform X5, whose amino-acid sequence MVITRPEMEIGRYHWMYRSSRPHRYHHVPALRGNVSPLGIQGCFECCIKCLGGVPYASLVATILCFSGVALFCGCGHVALTGTVSILEQHFSTTASDHALLSEVIQLMQYVIYGIASFFFLYGIILLAEGFYTTSAVKELHGEFKTTACGRCISGMFVFLTYVLGVAWLGVFGFSAVPVFMFYNIWSTCEVIKSLQINMTVPGDQICVDIRQYGIIPWNAVPGKACGPILENICNTNEFYMSYHLFIVACAGAGATVIALLIYMMATTYNYAVLKFKSREDCCTKF is encoded by the exons TGATCACCAGACCAGAAATGGAAATTGGCAGGTACCACTGGATGTACAGGAGTTCAAGGCCACACCGGTACCATCATGTGCCAGCATTGAGAGGCAATGTTAGTCCTTTGGGGATTCAAG GTTGCTTTGAATGTTGCATTAAGTGCCTAGGAGGAGTGCCATATGCTTCGCTGGTGGCAACCATTCTCTGCTTCTCGGGGGTCGCCTTGTTCTGTGGCTGCGGCCATGTGGCGCTCACAGGCACCGTGTCCATCCTTGAGCAGCACTTCTCCACGACTGCCAGTGACCATGCTTTGCTGAGTGAAGT AATACAGCTAATGCAGTATGTAATTTATGGCAttgcatcatttttcttcttgtatggAATAATCCTTTTGGCAGAAGGCTTCTATACAACAAGTGCTGTGAAGGAGCTGCATGGAGAGTTCAAAACAACAGCCTGTGGCCGCTGCATCAGTGGAATG tttgttttcctcaccTACGTGCTTGGAGTGGCCTGGCTTGGGGTGTTTGGCTTCTCTGCTGTGCCTGTCTTTATGTTCTATAACATATGGTCAACTTGCGAAGTCATCAAATCTCTTCAGATAAACATGACTGTTCCGGGAGACCAGATCTGTGTGGATATCAGACAATACG GTATTATCCCATGGAACGCCGTACCCGGCAAAGCCTGCGGTCCAATCCTGGAGAACATCTGCAATACGAATGAG TTCTACATGTCGTATCACCTGTTCATTGTGGCTTGTGCTGGAGCTGGTGCCACTGTCATAGCATTG CTGATCTACATGATGGCTACTACATATAACTATGCTGTTTTGAAGTTTAAGAGTCGGGAAGATTGCTGCACTAAATTCTAA